The Vigna unguiculata cultivar IT97K-499-35 chromosome 11, ASM411807v1, whole genome shotgun sequence genomic sequence TATCAGAAGATATTTTGTGTTATTACTTTGTAAAGTAAACTGCTTAAAATTTTGAGGTAAAGACGAGGTGTTTtcttcatatctttttcatggGGTGTTGGTGATCAAGGGGTTTTATGAAGTCTAGAAACACATTTTAAGCAGAGTACATCATTAATTATATGCTGATAAattgcatttttcttttcagattGGCCTCAGGTGGAGGACAGAGAAGGAAGTCATGTCTGGCAAAGGTATTAAAAGTTCTTTCACTGGCTATAGcattaatataaatttggtAAGTACCCAAACACTTGCGGAACTCACCTCCAAAAGCTAGCTATAGGGGTATTAAAAGTTCTTTCACCAGCTATAGCATTAAAAAACTGCTTGATGTGGGACTTGGACACCCCGTAATACCCAAGATCCTATCAAACTGCTAGCAAGAAGAGAAACTTGTCGGTTAATTTTTAACGTCTAATTTATTTAAGCTTAATTTAGTTTCACTTCACCTACTTTGAACAGGCAATTAAATGTTATTCGTTAATTAATGtctaatttatttaagtttaatttagtttcaCTTCACCTACTTTTAACTGCCTGTAAaatgttatttgttttataaactAATCTTCAGAGTGGCCAATTGTTTAACTGAACCCATTTAATAGAAAAACAGACaccctttcagaaaaaaaagaaattgaaatgtgaaGTAGAATTTGCTGGCTTTTAAAGGATGCTTTATTAATGATATTACTTTCTTTGCGGACTTGTTGGCTTTGCGTCCATatctttaattctttaaattgttgcagaaattgttttttatttaatttttaaaaagaacaaCCTGGGGAAGAAGAAACTTCTTTTAAGACATCAAATTTCAAAGTCCTAATCCACCTTCATTCTTGGGCCTGCAACAGATCCCCTGTGTCCTAACTTACAAAATGGTCTCTTCTGTGTGTCCACACCTCATCATCAAGCAAAGGATAGTATGTGGAAATGTAATACAAAACAGGTCTGGATGAGGGTAAATTACCATCCACTTCCATAAGATTAAGAAGCAGCTTTAGGATTACACTAAGTAACTCCGAAGTCAACACAGTTTTAGAACCACACAACCAGCTGTGTTTTCTACTTCACACAGGTAAAAAAGAAATCAGTTCTTTACTTTTAAACCAGCCGGCTCACTCATAGCAAAGTGCCAAGTTTAACCTTAAAATTGGAGATAGCATAGGTAAAACATAAGACTGGAAAGAACCTTTGAAAAGAAATTACTATCCTCCATGAGAGTTTGCTTTGCAAAAATATAGGAACAGAACAtcacaaaagatttataattttttttttaaatataccgAGTGCTGGATAAAAGGTGACTCAAGACAAGGGACAATACAgctctaaatattttatatttactaaatCTGGGTTCAAACTTTGTCCACAATAGAGTGATAAAAAAGTAGTTGTTTTCATTTGTTCTGTTTGGAATCCTTCTCAACCTTAAAATTGATTGGTTATGTAACTGTGCAGGCCAGTTCATATGTGGTAACAAACATTGCAATGAGAAAGATGGTTTAGCAAGCTATGAGGTAAGCATTTTATGCTGATAACTAAACAATTGGCTTTGAGTAGTCTAATTGCGTCAATTGATCCTACCTAGTAGGTAAAGGATTTgttatttcatttgttttgtCTTTGTTTTGGATTGTGTTATGCTGTTTACTATGTTTGGTTTCAGTGCAACTGTTTTGGTTCAGTGTATACAGGTCATAAATAATTAGAAAGAGAAACACTAATTACACACTCTCAACTAAACTCTTTATCATTGACTGAAATTTATTGGGGATCATTACATTTGTGGGTTCTGTCCCAATTTCTTTAGTTCTACTTACAGTAGTGCTTCTGATAAATTTCAACCAATGATAGTGTGAAAGAAATGTGTTCATAAACACTCTTCTAATTAGGATTAGGAATAATATGTTTGCTTTATTATACACATTATATCAATATAAATGTTGAATCCATTGGTGTAgtaaaaatatgcatttttcAGCATCATGGCTAGTTTTTGTGCAAGTGCCTTAGTTCATTGTATCATGCTAATTTAATAACCCGGAAGAGAAACACTAATAACACACTTTCAGATACACTCTTTAATTGGTTGAAACGAACTGggaataattaaattatttgggTCCCGCTTCCAATTTCATTAGTTCAACTTATAATTTTGTGATTCTTAATAATTTTCAACCAATGATAGTATGTTAGAACACACCTCTACTTATGAAcattatatgtttgatttattcTATACATTCTATAAGTATAAATGTTGGATCCGTTGAGATGTGTTTTTCTGTgtatgtttatattttctttctctctcaacACACTTCTTGGTTGATTATTCTATTAGCAGCTTTGTTTATGTTTGAGGGCCAAGGAGATTAATTTGTGAATATCTCATCACGTGTTTCCACTCCTTTTTTCTATTTGCTTCATATTACAGGTGAACTTTTGTTACTTTGAAGCTGGAGAAAACAAACAAGCCCTAGTTAAATTGGTAGCATGTGAGCGGTGAGTCAGTGTGTGCCAATGCTGGTTTTGTGTATATGCCATTGTTTTTCTTCCATACTGAATGTTAGTACCTGTGCTATTAAGGACTTTGTGTGACTTTTTACTCATTGAAGGTTATGCAAAAATCAActttgtctttcatttttttcttggtTATTTTCTAATAGATGTGCATGCAAACTCAACTACAAGAGGCAGAAAGAAAAGGAGCAGTTAGAAAAAAGGCAACAAGATCAAGATAGACGAAAGAGGTAAGAACAATGCTCTCCCAAATCATACTTCTTTTTTCCACTTTTTGGCTAGAAGACGTGGAGATTAAGTTCTTTTATTTACAGGAGTCGTTCAAAGAGTGATGATGATCTAGATGATTACGAAGAAAGCAACGAGAGAAGGAGAAAAGGTTTGAACTTGAACTACCTTTATAAGTTTATTGCCAGTTTTACATATTGGCATGAAAATCTGTGTTTTcgatttataatttcttaatgtTGAAGAATCGACTTGGATAATTTATCATTTGTATGAGAAAGATTAGAGAGTTTTCCCATATGTATAGCAGAGTCCAGTTCCTTCAGAGTGTAAAGCACCTGTGCTCACCTTTCAACCAAAAGAGAAATAATAGAATGCTAAGCCTCTTTCCCTCTATCAACCAAAAgagaaataatagaaataatttccCTCTGATTTGAATGGTGATTCTAGGGAAATTTGGTTCATCTGTGTTTAAGCATGATGGATAAAAGCTCACTGTCTGCTCGACTTGCTTCTCTGTTGCTCCATCCAAATGTTTGCAAAACCTTTATATGCTTCAGAAATCTTGTccttaaatttaattgtatgtTACAAACTTAGACTTTCTTGACCATGTATTTACAGGCAAAAAGGCTTTGACTTCATCCAGTGATCGTAAAAttgatggtgatgatgatgatgatgataactTAGATGAGTTTCTTGAGGGTATGTTTCCTTGATCTTGGCTTATTGACTGTCACAACTTAAAAGTGCTTCCGTGCATCAAAGCTGAGCAAACAGAAAAAGGATAGGGTTGCATGTGTATAGTGTTGTGTCTGAATAATGAAAATTGCTTAGCAGAATGATCTGCTTTATGATCCTAATCTCTAAACTCTaaatcctaaaccctaaatcATTTATAATGGAtaaaagtttgttgtttgatgtatttttaatgaaaagagCATGCAGCAGCGTattttgatgttatggtttttGTATGTGACttcaaaatatgataaaatttgaaGTATGTCATGTTATAATGGTTTGTGCATGAAGTGTATGATGTTGTATCACTAGGATATTCATTCATTAAGATTTTTCCTCTCAATTAGTTTAAGCtaaaaagtttattaaataaaaccatCAAAGCTTAAAGATTTTGCAATTATGGTATAAGATGTTGAACACATATAAAGTAAATGGGAGAAAACTTAACTCCtgatttattttctctctttatacattcaactttttgtttttaaaaaaacacttttattttattctctcagcccaaattaaatatacaattattttactttttttattataaagaaaagGACATTACATTCCATCCATAAGAAACAATAGATACCACTGTGATATTTGTTCTCAACAATCAGAactattttatgaatttatttgaatattttgatgTTTGTAAATAAGAAGGTcgttcaatatttttatttttgttgaactAAATGGGTTTTCTTCAAAGTGAACACTTAACATTTgttcaatgaaaattaatttccTTCATTTCCTTTCCTAACTTAAATTTGCTCATTTTTTCCCCCATTTTCTCAATGAATTGTTTGTGGAAAGCTCTTCTACTTTCTCTTTTTGTTGAGTGAAATGTTCTTTTGGCCAATGAATGCCTttatatttgacttttctttggattaaatatgtttttggtcccttaactttcatttaattttggaccaatttagtactttatctttcgaaatacgtgaatttagtcattttaatcaaattttgttaggtttatttgatatttcataaACATTTTAGAATTGTATCtgagttatttatattgattgacacattttttgtttaatgttaagttaaatattattatgaaacgtaTTTaatatgtcaaataaacttaacaaaatttgattaaaaatattaaatccacgtattttgaaagatggaggactaaatttgtttaaagtttcaaaatggactaatttcaaacttcaataaatattaaagatagaaaaacatatttaaccttttttttaagtCTTCTAGTCTAaattcaaaaatgaaaattttcattaaataatttatgacaCTTCGTAATGCAAAACATCTTATTAAAACCTATTTATAAGTTTTCAGGTGTACTTTACTTTTAAACTCAAATAGATAAATGTCCTAAAAGTAATATTAACCAGAAAAAACTtacatattataaaaatgtactcaaatatttaaatggaaatgttatatatttattttgagtaAACATAAAtcaatctaaaattaaaattgtgatCATAAAAAGGATTACTCTAAGTCGTTTTGACTTAATTCTTCGTTGATccgtacaaaataatatatgatttcaattgttttttcttctcatagttttcatttttgttaaaaatgatcgatataattttgtttgttaaattgATGTTCACAcgatttacaaaaaaatatacgaGAATATTATATACAATGGTATGATCATAAAGTAGTTGGAGTCATACAATGTCACATATTTATAGTGTCTCGTTATAACAATTGAGATGATATTGACATCAATTTATCACACACGAAACTATTAActtcttttagaaaaagaaaaactatattaaaacaaaaataaaataaaatatatcattgaataatttcaacaaaatttaaaaaaaaattaaattgaaaagatgtttaataatataaatttataataatgaacatattttttcttttgtgtttatatttcaagataacaattttatcttttaaaatataattatttattaaatttttaaaaatttataaatttgttttataaaatcttttatctcTATTCTTcgttttttttcaatttatcaatcatttttctttcattttgtgtgatatattttactttatttttaataaatataattttattttatatattaacttatttattaatataatattatgttgcagtgttttataaaatattgtctTATAGATTCCGAAATTCGTGAGATAAAATGGACtataaactaataaaacatCGTTTTGTGAGTCTTTACTTAAAATAGAAAccctttaaaataaagtttttgatTCCTTCATGACTAGATTACTAAGTATCATGTAACCAAACAAATTCGGATTAAAAACAAGTTTTGTTTGGTTTatgggaaaaagaaagaaataatatattatgcaGTGTCTGCCGTTTCGTCGCACACTGTGTTGTATTAAGAGTGTCGTATATTTTAACATATGCATTTTACGATAACTACAACATATAAGTAACTATTATagtatttcatttttcaaagGATAAAACGTGTTTTTCTTCCCATAAAAGGTCTCaaattcgttttttttttaatttcattttaattataaaattaaatatgtttttaattattatcttttattcaaaattaaaacttcatatacaatttaattctcaaactttaaatgataaatataatctACTAAGTTATAATAAGTTAGTATTGCAACAATAAAGTTGAATTGATTAGAGCTATTGATTTAGGTAAAtgctttatttttctattaatgattttatttatttatttctttcttattttttctcgataaaaaaaattgataaattagatTACAGTGAAAAGGTCATTTtagaaaaatcataaataatgttttattgttATCCTGGTATAAAAAATGAAggctttttaatataaaatataaaattttaggtttttttgtGAGTGAAGAGTGAGTAAGCTAAGAGAGTTTAAGATGGTGCCACGTTTCTTTGTCGTTTAGTGAACACAACACTCACCGAAGAGGTTGAGAAGTGCAACTAACACGTGCCTCATGCACGTGTCTTCCCCTCCTTCATTTTCTCCgcaaaacaacaaaattctCACAAATTTCCAAACTCTGCAATGCCAACTGCAGTTAGTTGCCATTATCATATTTAAATGCATGTCTCTCTCACTCTCCAGACAAACtattcaaacaaatatttaatatatatttttagttaattatgtttttttatctcttaattttaagggaattttaaaattaatttttttaaaattttttatactaatttaattctttattttaaaaaatacgtagatttaatttttttattatattgtattaagtttatttgacgttttaaatatattttataataatatttgagttaacattgaagtaaaaaaagatatcaaacgatgtaaataattcaaatagtatcataaaatgtgtttgaaacatcaaattcacacatttttaaaggtgaatgactaaatttatcaaaaattaaaaaataacctagtctaaatttcactaaaatttgaaaaaacaaaaatatatttaatcctattttttaactcaaaaatcaaacattgaaataaaaaaaactactcGTGTGGATAAAATATGTTACATTCgcaaatattcattatttataaaattaaattaaaattaaattataattttttagattaaatttaattaaaattacaatttaatttatattttaataaatttaatttggattatattttatattttttaatttaattttatgttttattttaaaaacttataaattattttttaaaatacatataaattattttacaaatatcttttaaacGGATATCTAACATATAATTGTTCAGAATAAATAATTGTGTATTCATAGACAACTCAACAAATTATCATCCtaagttaaatataattcattgatgaaattatttaactactaaaattcattaatggtaataatttattataaaacatgTAATTAAACCATGACCTAACATGAGATGtggtttttccttttatacTAATCCTAATTAAATTTAGTATAGGTAGAAGGGGACACGTGGATGGGTCTTCGTGGTGGGGCCACGCATGTTGTTCGTGACTGCAACACGTTGTGGAATATATACAGGTGTCACAGTTAGGTGAgactttaattattatatattttaatattagttcacaactttcttttttaatatttttttattttattattttatcaccaTAATATAAACAATGTTATTCTCTTACGGAATATTCTTTTTACTACAATAATATATGAAGATTAAACCAAAGATTTTCCATACTCTTAATCAAATCTAAatgacaattattttttttaatattgattatagTAAAAGTATAAGATTTGTGTATTAGCTAAGAATAATAAAGCATAggtattttaaacattaaaaaaaatgaaaatttaaagtACTAGTTCATATTCTATATTGAGCTAGGTTACATGAAGATGAAGCTAGATATACTTTTCAACAATGTTTCTTCATAAGTCTCATTCTATAATTGAGAAAAGGTGCAATTTTTGTCAACACATCATTGTTCTTACATTACACTCAAGTAATTAGGTAATGCaggtttcattttttattacattttctcTTAGTTTTCTTCCAAAGGGGAAACATCAGACACTGACAAAGACCTTTGCGTGcagtagaaataaaatatatttcttacaTTTTCATCTcagacaacaacaaaaaattgtttatttatttatttatttatttccttaTTATTCGTAAAAGTTAATTCTCATTTTCATCACTGCATCATGCTCCATTGTCTCTGATGAGGTTGCAGACTTagacaaagaaaaaagagagaatggGTCTCATCTTAATGCAATTCGGATTCTGAAAACTGAAGCTTTTCATAGTAAGTTCTTCTTCTGAAGTTCCAACCTTTATTCTCTCAAGTCACAGtatctctattttttaattcaaagttGACTTTAACAACTTTCCTGAGGGTGTTTCTCTGTTTTGCTGGTTTGtttgttttcgttttcttcatGATTGATGTTtggaaaattttgttttcagcGTGTGTTAGGTTGGGAAGAAACCATGGGGaaggaaattttgatttttgagtTTTCAATGAAAAGGGGTAGTCAATAgcattactttttgtttttccttttacaGTATAGGATTCCATGCTAGGTACAATCCCTAATCAAGAACAACAGAACTTGATAAAGCTCAAGTCTTTCTGGATTTTGAGAGGAGGGTAAATCTTCAAAGTTGTTTCAATTCAGTTATAGATTCATTTTCACAGCATGCACTTTAGTCTCAGCATCATTAATCTTTTCCAGCTCTGTAATGGAGTTAACAGATTGAGATTTATTTGATCCTgagtatcttcttttcttttatggcatgttttttttcaatttgattgtGTTCTTGTGCATCCAtggtttttgaattttgttgtaTCTTTGTGTGGTTCCAGGGAAAATTTGTTCTAAGATGCCAGGAAAACCTGACACTGATGATTACGGTGAGCAGATCCAGTTTCATCCTTGGTGGCGCGCAGTTGGGGAAAATGCCTCCAAATCTTCTTCAGCTGATCAGTTAAATGGTTCTCCTTCACTGCCTGGAACTGATAAGACTGGTGCCTCTCTATGATgcatttaaatttcaatttgtgTCACATATCCGTGTACATATTTCACACATATTCCATATTCGATACACATATCATTCAGATACATGTTATATTCAATACACATATCATTCAGTACCTGTTATATCTGATACACATATCATTCAGATACCTGCTATATCCGATACACATATCATTCAGATATCTGCCATATCCAATACACATATCATTCAGATACCTGCTATATTCGATACACATATCATTCAGATACCTGTTATATCCGATGCACTACACATATCATTCAGATACTTGTTATATCCGATGCACTACACATATCATTCAGACACCTGTTATATCCGATAAACATATCATTCAGATACTTGTTATATCCGATAAACATATCATTCAGATACTTGTTATATCCGATAAACATATCATTCAGATACCTGTTATATCCGATACACATATCATTTCGATATCTGATATATCCAATACACATATCCTTCATATACCTTTTATATCCGATACACATATCAAATACGTTATATTCGATACACATATCAAATACGTGTTATATTGGTGTTATACTGATAAGTTTCTTGTTGGCATCAGGTGGTAAAGAGTACCAAAACATCAAACATGACTTGACTTCAATCTCATTTACCATGGACAAATACCTTGCTCCCACTCCTCACACAGAATTTGTTGGTCACTCAGTTGTAAGGcctttaaaattactttttgtaAGATAGTTAGGCACAGAGAACTTTTGTCACACACTGCATGAACCTTTCACTCACAGTTGAGTTTATAGCTCCTTAATCTCTCACATATTATGCAATTTCTTTTGCATCTTTAAGGGcttaaaaattaagattataagCTTCCTCAATATGTGATGCAGGTTTTAACATCTCCTTATTCAGATGCACAGTATGGTCAAATATTGACAACTTATGGCCAACAAGTTATGGTATGATAAGTTGCAATTTTCTGTACAATATTTGAGAAAATCCCATCTATTTTATCCTTTGCTCCTGTGAAAAGTGAACatgtttattaatgtttttggtGTCAAGGGGGTGGATATTTTGTGCACCTATATTTGTGCATAACAagcttatttataaattaaaacattattagGTCTGTTAGAGAAAAAAGGTTGATATAGATAAGTAGTAGTTTGGCCCCTTGCAGGGACAAGTAATGTGcttgtttatttttcagtaaAAAGAATactttttttggatttttaatgattttgtgTCTCTCTAGCTATAGGTGAATTGATATTACTACTTGTAAgcattttctcttttcttttgttcttaaTATGGTTTATAAGTATTTAAGTAATCATATATCAGTAGATTAAATACGCTTTTAGCCCCTAAAATTTGgcgtgaaattgaaatttgtcttGTTCTGAACTTTGATACATATTTgttctcaaatttaaaaagtaaatgaatATACTCATTTTAACCCAACAACgtcaactttttcttttaggTCTTAAACGTTCTAGACTAACATTTAAGTTGGAATGTGTTAAACGATGTTCTAAACTAACATTTAAGCTGGAATGTGCCAAATGGTGTAAAATGCTAAAATGCTAGCCTAGAACACCATTTAACACGTCAAAAAAAGTTGACGCATTTAGGTTACaaagattatattcatttagttttttaagtttaagaaccaaaatgtatcaaagtttgagaTAAGGACGAAATTCAATTTCGTGTCCAAGGttaggaactaaaaacatatttaaccctatattaGTTTCTGGTTTTATAAATTGATCATGCAATTTAATCTAattcattttctctttgttatgaactttttataaaaaaattatttgcacATCTTTTCATGATTGTGTGCCATTAAAGAACATCACTTTTGCATCTAAATCTAAGTTCAACCTCCCTTTCCTTCCACTCTTTTTCCTGAGACTTCTAATAATATTCTTGTTGAACCAAGTAATTGCAATGCTACTTCATTGCTAGTCCTAACAGATACTGGTATGCTGCTAGATAAACCCTCCATTGTATGGAATGCATCAAGCTAGAATGCCTTTGCCACTTGAAATGGAAGAGGAACCTGTTTATGTCAATGCAAAGCAGTATCATGGTATTTTGCGGCGAAGACAGTCACGTGCTAAGGCCGAGCTCGAAAAGAAAGTAATCAGAAACAGAAAGGTATGCTTCATATTCAACTTATTTACTGGTAAGGTGCTTGTGAATGTTCTGTATTCATTCATATAGTTTTATCTCAAGTTCTTGCCATTGTTGTAGAATTGGTCATTTTCAATGGCCTCATAGGTGTTTCATTCATTTCTTGCAGCCATACCTGCATGAATCGCGTCATCTGCACGCCATGAGAAGGGCAAGAGGCAATGGTGGTCGATTTCTGAACACAAAGAAGCTTGAAAATAAGAGTTCTAGTGTCACTTCTGAGAAAG encodes the following:
- the LOC114168279 gene encoding protein FRA10AC1, with translation MASFGSLKSTIFDKEERKQQYQWHIRGLNAFDRHKKFINDYVNFYGKERPSNLKLPIKTDQDTLREGYRFIRSEEDDMNPSWEQRLVKRYYDKLFKEYCLADMSNYKSGKIGLRWRTEKEVMSGKGQFICGNKHCNEKDGLASYEVNFCYFEAGENKQALVKLVACERCACKLNYKRQKEKEQLEKRQQDQDRRKRSRSKSDDDLDDYEESNERRRKGKKALTSSSDRKIDGDDDDDDNLDEFLEGMFP
- the LOC114168407 gene encoding nuclear transcription factor Y subunit A-9-like; protein product: MPGKPDTDDYGEQIQFHPWWRAVGENASKSSSADQLNGSPSLPGTDKTGGKEYQNIKHDLTSISFTMDKYLAPTPHTEFVGHSVVLTSPYSDAQYGQILTTYGQQVMINPPLYGMHQARMPLPLEMEEEPVYVNAKQYHGILRRRQSRAKAELEKKVIRNRKPYLHESRHLHAMRRARGNGGRFLNTKKLENKSSSVTSEKGNNSGANLSANSFNTLHRLTNNENLGSSNMVQDMHRVQSLNNGYHNGNGLTALYLSQVNGKKEGGDYFGKERDPLGAFK